One Vicia villosa cultivar HV-30 ecotype Madison, WI linkage group LG5, Vvil1.0, whole genome shotgun sequence genomic window, tgaacaagagttttgagaagtcccttatcaacatgagtgttcaagataggcaaaagctttccatggattttcctaaaatcagaaggatcttgtacaaaagatgctaactctttcagtctttccatattaggctctttgaaaccgtacctcttggtatgcctttttacccactccataacttaatcctataatgtttgcaaagaaaattctctaattttttttttggaaaaatcatgtttttatggaaaaagatggatttttttagggatgtatgaatgcatggatgcatggacgccacatattcaaacatggtaaatcgaacatggtaacacaaacatggtagttcaaacatggtaacacaaacatggtaaacaaacatggtacacataagttcaaaggtccagcgtcacgagcatgaggtcagagaaccaaacatgggatagtactagggtttatcacctgcaaaacatattctactgatacgtcagagtctacatttttctttcggatatttcCGGCTTTcgacaattaaactcatgagccagaaatattctcaagaaaaacccgtctgagtgtggttctccgcatgacaactaatccaagtcttcacctgaatagtttctgcaccacaacctaataaggccaggatgggttggggttctacagccaactcagcttctacagttcaatgaaagcaataatgtcttcgcaactaaacttgctaaacatatattacaaacaaggaacctccactgagcggaaggattctcacgtacacctgtacatgactataccctccacctaattcttatgtgtacttaattcgggttaggatttgtccataatgtatcacttgtaacagaaccacacaagtaacaaaaccaaagaaccaaacaagtaacaagaataaaaacaaaacaaatagaaataaccctttctttggaaacaataaaaagatggtccccagtgaagtcgccatttttctgtcgcggggaaaaatcgtatcttttttcgggatgagacacctgatgccttatTTTGGCTCGaatgctcaaaaaaatgatttttcttttgtttcgaccaaactttttattgtttccaaaagaggaaaaggagaaAAGCTGCAATAagcttaaaagtgggggagatcttgggtaagagggttggttatacgaaggggagatattagcacccaacgtatctatagtactctataggtttctttattttgttttttattctatgttatggtgggggttcttgtgagaaagaggtgggacctaaggtgtttgtttgattatgctcgcaaagattgtcgcgatcctctgcatacatatcccttagagggaatcagagcatctgtagctcggggtctacgggtgctaaggtttgaatggtttgagggagaagtttttcttgccaaggatacgaccttgtgcctacgtattctcaaagggatattgagaaagtcagagcaattgtagttcccacttatgctagtggaagcaaaggataagagacaaatgtcatcttaatgctagatgtatctaatctatatcatcacatacatttgtttgatttttgtttgaaaatattttcattataagacctgggctgtgccacttacggtgcttagaatgataaagatgtttttgtttgtttaaccagccttgtggcaaaaattttcaatgaagtcagccttgtgacaaaaagttttgattaatcagccagcctggtggcaaaagtttcaatgaagtcagccttgtgacaaaaagtttgattaatcagccagtacggtggtaaacagtttgattgattagccagccttgcggcaaaaagaagtttgattaattgattgtttgtgatgatatagaagagatactcctagcatataGATGCAAAATgcctaatctcctagggtatttgatttggatattggggatgcttataagaagcctgtgggtccttgtacgaagcccaagaggaggctatccgagggtccttgcattgtaagcccaagaggaggctatgggagggacaatccagggtccttgcattgtaagcccaagaggaggctatgggagggaccagtcgtttgtacaaagcccaagaggaggcatggtatagttggtttgagctcttagagcgatttcaccgggaaaccatactctatgtcctaacctaaactaatggagattctttgcacgaagcccaataggaggctatggggaacctagtgttgtactaagttgaacaagtatataacatACACAAACACACGAACAAGTATGTACAAACAtagacaaacatgaacaagtatgaacaattatatatgtatgtcaaagtgtgtgtatataatggagtttatgtaggaaatatacctgtaagcatgatccatttgtatacacggggctcggggcttacactcggggagaggcccgttGATTTTATTCAatagctatgtaaacaaatatttacaagagaggtttggggcttatacctacatggaggcccatggtatttgaAAATCATGGTAGATGGATATTTGTACAAGGAATGGGGCTTACACCTATATGGAGGCCCAAGGTGTTTTgagagcgatttcaccgagaaaccatactcttTGAATTCAAACAAAGATTTTTATACAAaagatatgtacaaaagaaatgggacttacaactCCAAGGgagaggcccgtgttttatttaataaaacatgGTTGTTTGTTTTGTTAAAAAGACGAGATTTCatcgtttgaaaacagtttgaaagttttgttttttgaaagaattttattttaaagaaaagttGTATAAAGAAGaggaatgggacttacactctctaaaaTTTGAGAGgcccaattgactttgaagaaaaccctaatttttgatcttgttattcgagggtttaaatcaatttgaTCGAAGTAAAAAGATaggtatatttataataaaaaaacctaaatttatacaaaggggTGGGGCTTacaccataagggatgcccaagATGTTTTgtaaatcaattgatcaatcaaaagatttaatcaagagtttttgaaaagaaaatcaaaagaaaatgatttgTCGTTTTTTGAAAAAgacgatcgtttgttttaaaaatggtttgaaattttgaaagaaatcaaattaattaagataaacacaaagattatacttaattaacacctaaatgattagggtttgatcacaaaatatttacaaatgattaagtttgaaaaatcaaatgaaaaaaacaatatttaaagtattaaaaacacttaaaaatacatcattttaaacctaattaaaaatgtattaaataaatatttttttgtgattttttgtgatattcataaaatatatatattaaacaaagattgtaaaaaaaatgaagtgaaaatgatgaattttgattggttaaattaattgatgaagttgtgaagaaattgaaggaaaaaagtgataaaaaataagcttttggtctcaccagggtttgaacccacgccttctctctcaccagccaaaactcttgccaactgagccacgcttgtggcttgtcatacatacgcttccatttaattatattttaaacttaacaCTTGAACTTTCTGaataaaaaatggcgccaagaacacaccatgaactgaattttgaaaatctccaaaactgtgttgttttgatcaagtaaagggtctatctcactcagtttttcacgaggaacatgatggtgccctcataattcatttattttcactctaagggggtcaatttttgcatgaacatgaagaaccctaaaactgaatttgatcgtgaaatgatgtatgattgatgaattatgaaattgattgagggttaatgatcagtgatagtgcagaaacaagatggcaactcaatttttcatttatgatgcatgtatgtatgagtttgaagtccatgaggcttaccttcaaaaatggacaaagtggagattgaattttgagctggaggtgttacagaagttgttgctcaatctggacagcttcaatgatgattatagaacatgtctggatgcttggagtggattgaaaccATCTcgatcattccatggaacccgatctgcagtagagccaagtgtgaatcgagcttgatgattctgaagtttttggttgatgatgagtgttgggatagttcatatgtgacatatatgaggtgttggaagtgttagtttggacataaatggtcttgaatggattttggcatgataaggctcaattttggttcatgtggaagtgaggtagtgattctgagatttgaggtgttttgggatgtgtggatggatcaaacacatcatatatgatgtttagaagttgttagaaccatcactttggccagaaattcaaaggtttggaggttgggatttctacctctttgaaacttaagaaacttgcaattcaagaaagaagagagaaaacctataattgtgaggttttggttggattttgaatggagtttggacctctatttataggccaaggtttctgagtgaagagctttgcaagttgatcaaagaatggtgacttggcttaagagataaaaaggaatctttcacatttaatgcatatggttaaaagtgacttaaccatggttattttgccaagcttcttatctctttccattctgatctcaaaccagaagaATATCTTCCagttattgcattggtgtgtcatcagttgtgttataggccatatagtgtatgaacttagtgaaaatggcttgtgatttcatgcataatgacctctaatgtcaaaattcaaaaccatagctacactccatattttttcatgctcttggacattttggaaagctcatattacacacttaaaaaccctagttgaaattttcttcaagacccttaaggaaatgggtgaaaaagatccatgaactttgaagaaaatgaagttttaagtgaaatgttcaaaagataccaactttgaagctccatatctcttaaatggttgatcttatggaaaaaaattatatttgacaaaattgttcattggatcaaaatctacaactttcatgttggaagtttttttcagttggtaggtgaaattttgagttattcccttccaaagtttggaaaaaaccattgaaaaacacttagaaaatttttctaagtatgaaagtcaaactttgactttttgattcttgattgattttcttgatttttcttgatcaaatgaattcatatatcatatattgatgattcaaaacttcaaaagtcatggttgaccaaaatttcccaaaagtcaagggtgatcttgtacagttgactttttcagacgaatcgcgtttctggagatttcaaatgaaccaagctatcctcaccaaatgaatggtatgaatggatcatgttgagctattggaggatattgagccatagtttgagttgtggcaccatgtcctgattaaaaagtcagttgttcagtgaattaggtcaaaaaccctaattgtcgacccgATGAAATTAaagactgtggatcttgaattgagatgcaatttccattgtatattgtcatagggattatttgaatatgattgaaacttttgattgacttcctggggatttttagggtttcccaaatgtgatccctgatttcagtccctgatagttcaaaaaccctaatctgatgatttgaattttcactgttgatcaatccttgtataggagatgtcttgagccaatagattaggtcaaaatgatgcactttgggtcttgatatcatgtcccaagttattaggccaaatcctgagcaaaagtcaggagtatgctatctctagtcaaaaccctaatttggttgattcagagcctgtGAGCTTGTTGAATTGAATccttgaggaccaaatgttgattgttgatgaagatagttcttttgagatgaagggagaacaaaaccctatttgactgttgcttgtactgatgagtgatttctggattaaaccctgctaagcacaagtagcaaacacaagctatgcaatttgttagagatgcaaatgatatgaggtggtatcttaggtcaaaaattggggtatgacagcattgTTGCTCCTGCTATTGAGGCGAACATTTTCGAGCTAAAATCGTCCTTGTTGTCAGCTGTacaacaaaatcaattttctggaaatgcGACGGAAGACcctaatcttcatttttcagtgTTCTTGCAATATGCAGACACTGTAAAGGCGAATAATGTCAGTGCGGAAGCTATCCGGCTGCGCCTTTTTACTTTCTCACTAAAGGATGGAGCTAGAGCTTGGCTCTAGTCTCTACCCGTGAATTCTGTCACGACCTGGAATGAACTTAAGAAAGTCTTCCTGGCACGTTATTTTCCACCTAGTAAGATCGCCATGCTAAGAGCTCAGATAAATGGGTTTAGACAAAAAGACAACGAGTCTTTATTCGAAGCGTGGGAGAGATATAAAGACATGCTTAGACTCTGTCCACATCACGGATTAGAAGAATGGTTGATTATCCATACCTTCTACAATCGTCTCCTCAACAATATGAGACTTACAATTGACGCCGTCGCAGGTGGCACACTGATGGACAAAGCATATGATGATGCCTATGCACTTATCGAGAGTATGGCTCTGAATCATTATCAATGGGGAAGTGAGAGAGCTCGATCAGAGAAAACTTTTAGAGAGAAATCTTCAACGAAAAGTGGTATCTACGAGATAAGTAGCctcgaccgcgttaacgctaaagtcgATGCCCTAACTCAGAAGATCGAAAACCTCACTGTAGAACCTGTAGCCGTTGTGGCTATTGCTATCCCAAATTGTGAAATTTGCGGAATGTTTGGACATGCTGCCCCCGAGTGCCATCTTTTGACAGTAGTTTCCCCCGAACCAGTAAaatatgctcaaggaaacccctaCTCAAACACGTATAACCCAGGATGGAAGAATCACCCTAACTTCTCGTACAAGAACAACAATGCATTGTATGCACCTGGTCAAGCACCCAGTGTACCACCTGGATATCAAAAGGCACCCTTCGCTGCAACTAACGTCTCTAGGAAGTCTAACCTAGAACTAATGATGGAAAATTTCATAGCCACTCAAACTCAGACTAATAAGGATTTGATAAACAAGAATGTGCACACTAATGAGCAAATCAAACAATTAGCGACTAAAGTAGACTCGTTGGCCACTCACAACAAGATGCTTGAGACACAAATATCTCAAGTGGCACAACAACAAACACTTACTGCCGCACCTGCTGGGACATTTCCAAGACAGCCACAACCTAACCCAAAAGGACATGCTCATGCTATTATTCTGCGAAGTGGTAGAGAGATAGACGAATCGACTGATCCTAGGCTTAAAAACCCTGCTATGTTCCAAAGCCCTAGGAAGACAACTGAGGAGGAAAGTAGACCCAAGGATAAACCAAGTAATCCAAAGGAGAAAGAGGACAAGGATGGCGAGATAAAGGAAAAAGAAGCGCCACACTGTCGCAGGGAAAAATCGAGtcttttcgggatgagacacccgatgcgttctttgggctcgagttctcaagaaaatgatttttcttttgtttttgtcacgaccaaactttttattgtttctaaactaggaaaaggaaaaaagttgcaataaccttaaaagaaatgcaaagcaaataatacaaaattaaaagcaatgcaaaagtgggggagagattccgggtaagagggttggttatacgaagggaaggtattagcacccaacgtatctatagtactctataggtttctttattatgtttgtttcattctatgttattaggggttctgttgtgagataggtgggacctaaggtgtttgtttgattatgctcgcaaagatcatcgcgatcctctgcatacatatctcttagagggaatcagagcatctgtagctcggggtctacgggtgctaaggtttgagtggtttgagggagaagttttgctcgccaaggataagaccttgtgcctacgtattctcaaagggatgttgagaaagtcagagcaatcgtagttcccacttatgctagtggaagcaaagggtaagagacaaatgtcatcttaatgctcgatgtatctaatctatatcatcacatacatctgtttgattttttgtttaaaaatattttcattataatacctgggttgtgccacttatggtgcatagaatgataaagatgtttttttgtttagccatccttgtggcaaaaacaagtttaattagccagccttgtggcaaaaactttcaataaagtcagccttgtgacaaaaagttttgattaatcagccagccttgtggcaaaagtttcgaagaagccagccttgtggcaaaaactttgattaatcagccagcctggtggcaaaagggtttgattgattagccagccttgtggcaaaaaagttgagttttaattgtttgtgatgatatagaagagatactcctatcatagagatgaaaatgtctaatctcctagggtatttgttttggatattggggatgcttataagaagcccgtaggtccttgtacgaagcccaagaggaggctattcgagggtccttgcattgtaagcccaagaggaggctatgggagggacaatcgagggtccttgcattgtaagcccaagaggaggctatgggagggacaagtcattTGTATAAAgaccaagaggaggcatggtatagttggtttgagctcttagagcgatttcaccgggaaaccatactctatttcctaacctaaactaaggagattctttgcacgaagcccaataggaggctatagggaacctagtgttgtactaagttgaacaagcatatatataata contains:
- the LOC131604121 gene encoding uncharacterized protein LOC131604121, whose translation is MLRAQINGFRQKDNESLFEAWERYKDMLRLCPHHGLEEWLIIHTFYNRLLNNMRLTIDAVAGGTLMDKAYDDAYALIESMALNHYQWGSERARSEKTFREKSSTKSGIYEISSLDRVNAKVDALTQKIENLTVEPVAVVAIAIPNCEICGMFGHAAPECHLLTVVSPEPVKYAQGNPYSNTYNPGWKNHPNFSYKNNNALYAPGQAPSVPPGYQKAPFAATNVSRKSNLELMMENFIATQTQTNKDLINKNVHTNEQIKQLATKVDSLATHNKMLETQISQVAQQQTLTAAPAGTFPRQPQPNPKGHAHAIILRSGREIDESTDPRLKNPAMFQSPRKTTEEESRPKDKPSNPKEKEDKDGEIKEKEAPHCRREKSKAITQMPSYAKFLKEILSNKKKLEHNKTVTLTTKCSAIVQNKMPPKLKDPGSFSIPCNIGKFVIDKALCELGASIILMRETKNG